In Sphingopyxis macrogoltabida, the sequence GACCGGTCCGGCGTCAGATAGAGGCTGCGGTCGATTTCGATCTGCACGGCGTGGACTCCCCGTTCGGGCCGCCCGTGGGTCCGGACGATATGCCCACCCGCATAGGGCTGGTTGCGCGTCACCGGAACCTCTAGCCGCGTCGCCGCCTCGACGATCAGGTCGACGAGCGAGGCTCCAGCGGTAGCGCCGAAGCGGTCGCCGATCACGATACCTGCGCCATGCCCCGGCTGTCCGGCCGGAATTGGCGGCATGCTGTGAAGATCGATCAAGATCGCATAGCCGAAACGATCGTACGCCGCCGCCAGCTCTTCGGCGAGCGCCGCCTGATAGGGGCGATGGAAGGACTCGAGACGCCAGTGGAGCCCGGCGCGGTCGATCGGCCGTTTCCACAAGGGACCACAGTCGGCGAGCCGCGTCGGCACGACCCCCAGCCCGGCCCGCTCCTTGCGACCCGGTGCGGAAAACTGCGCGCGAAGCGGAATCGCAACCTCGCCCGGCGCCATCTGGTTTTCACCGCGGTTGCAATCGGCGACCGCGCGCGCCCACAATGCCTGCACGACGGTCGCGCCGGCGGCGCAGGCCCCCGAAGCGATCACGTCGCACCAGCCATCCTCGAGCCGCTCGAGCTCGGGGCGCCCGACTCGTGCTGCAGCCAGAATTTCGGGTGGATAGATTCGTCCGGCGTGGGGAATGGACACGATAACCGGTCCGTTTACCGCGGGTCGATTGACAGCGATGGCGGCAGGCGGGATGGTGCGGTGCGGCATTTGGCGAAGGTGGCAAAAAAGGTTCGCGAAATCCAGCACGCACCGGAATTTGTTAAATCTCTCGCGCTATGACACGACTTCAGATTGGAGCGGCAGGCAATAGCCGGCGCCGCCGAGGGACCGGGGACAGACGTTCGACATGATTCGCATTTTGCTGGCCGAAGACGACGATGTGATGCGCGAGTATCTGGCGCGGGCGCTGACCAGCGCCGGTTACCATGTCACCGCGGTCGACCGCGGCACCGAAGCCGTCCCCTATATCGATTCGGGTACCTTCGACCTGCTGCTGTCCGATATCGTCATGCCCGAAATGGACGGGATCGAACTCGCCCAGCATACGGCCAAGGTCGCGCCGCAGACACAGGTCATGTTCATCACGGGCTTCGCCGCGGTATCGCTGCGCGCCGAAGAAAATGTGCCGCAGGCGAAATTGCTGTCGAAGCCTTTCCACCTCAAGGATCTGGTGCGCGAGGTCGACAATCTGTTCGGCCGGGCCGACCGGTCGAGCCAACAATAATAAGGTCGCGGCAAGCGAAGGGCTTGCCAAGCGATGCAGGGGATATTAGGGGGCGCGTCACCCCAAGGGATGGGCGTGTAGCTCAGTGGTAGAGCACTGTGTTGACATCGCAGGGGTCGCAAGTTCAATCCTTGCCACGCCCACCATTAAAAACGCCGCCACCCGTCAGGGCTGGCGGCGTTTTTGCGTTCAGGCCATTCCCTTTGCCAGATCGCCGCGCGAGGCGTCGCCGATCTGGCTGCCGCCGTCGCAATCGAGGATCGTGCCGGTGATATAGCCGGCGGCCGGCGAGCAGAGAAACACCGCCGATTCGGCGACCTCGCCGATTTCGCCCCAGCGCTTCATCGCGATCCGGTCGTAATGCGCCTGCCGCGAGGCGGCATCGGGTGCGAGCCGTGCCATGCCCTCGGTTCCCTCGATCGGCCCCGGCGAGATGCCGTTCACGCGGACGTCGGGGCCCCATTCGAGGGCGAGGACGCGGATGAGCTGGTTGATCCCGGCCTTCGCGGCGCAGGCATGCGCCTGCAGCGCCGAGGCGTTGACCGCTTGCCCCGCCGTGATCGCGATCAGCGACGCGCCCGGCCGATTGAGCAGATCGTGACAGCCGCGGAAGACATTGAAGGTGCCGTTGAGATCGATGTCGACCACGGTGCGAAAGGCGTTCGACGACATGCCGAGCACCGGCGCGAGGAAATTTCCCGCCGCCCCCGATATGACGATATCCATCGGCCCGAGCTTGTCGGCGACGGTTTCCATCACGCCGCGAATCGCCCCATAATCGCGCACGTCGCCCGACAGGCCGATCGCGTCGTGCCCGATCTCCGCCGCTGCGCGCTGCGCCTTTTCCGGATCGCGGCCCGCTACGGCGACTTTCGCGCCCAGTTCGGCGAAACGCTTCGCGATGCCGAGGTTGATACCGCTGGTCCCGCCGGCCACGAAGGCCGTCTTGCCCGCCAGCAAGTCGTCGCGAAACGTACTCATAATCCTTCTCCCCGATGTGGTGATCCGTCGGCGCCGCGCATGCGGGGTTGACGGAAATGAATCAGTCGCCTTTTGAAACCCGACAAGACAGCAAGGATGAAACGATGGCAAGCGGCCCCACTTCGAACAGCTTCATTTCGCAGCGGCTGAAGCTCCACTATGCCGATTGGGGCAATCAGGACGCGCCGCCGCTCTTGCTCGTCCACGGCGGGCGCGACCATTGCAGGAGCTGGGACTGGGTCGCCGAGCGATTGACCGACCGCTATCACATCATCGCGCCCGACCTTCGCGGCCATGGCGACAGCGCCTGGTCGCCCGACGGCAATTACGAGATGGGCGCGTTCGTCTATGACCTCGCCCAATTGATCCACCAGCTCGACCTTGCGCCGGTGACGATCGTCGCGCATTCGATGGGCGGCAATATCGCGACGCGCTATACCGGCCTCTATCCCGGCAATGTGAAGAAGCTGGTGTCGATCGAAGGCCTCGGTCCCTCACCCGCGGTGCAGGAAGAGCGGGCAAAGACGTCGTTCGACGAACGCATGCGGCAATGGATCGGCGACAAAAGGCAGGCGGCGGGGCGCTCACCGAAGCGTTATGCGACGCTCGACGACGCGCTCGCCCGGATGGCGGCGGAGAATAGCTATCTGACGCCCGAACAGGCGCGCCACCTGACCATCCACGGCATCAACCGCAACGAGGACGGAAGCTGGAGCTGGAAGTTCGACAATTATCTGAACATCTGGACGATCTTCGACATGCCGCAGGACGATCTGCACCGGCTGTGGGCGAACATCACCTGCCCGACATTGCTGCTGTACGGCGCCGATAGCTGGGCATCGAACCCCGAGAAGGACGGGCGGATCGAACATTTCAGCACCGCGAAAGTGATCGAGTTCGAAAATGCCGGACACTGGCTCCACCACGACCAGTTCGACCGGTTCATGTCCACGCTAGACGAATTCCTCTAAACTCCGCCCGTTGCGCGTGACGGGCACGCGCGTCGAGGCGGCGTCGATGGCCTATACGGGGCAGATTTCAGCACGGCAGCGGATCGCGGCAGGAAGCGGCGCCTTGCTGGCGGTCGCCGCAGTCGGCTTCGGGCTGGTGACCGGGCTGGACCTCCATGTCGTTCGCAAGCTGAGCGAAACGATTACGGCGATCGCGATCCCGGCACCGAAACCGCCTCCTGAAACGGTCGTGCCGCCGGAAAAGCCCAGCAAAGCGGCGAGCGGCAAGGCTGCGCCGGCCAACCGCCACGCGAAGGCTGCGGCGGTCGTCGCGCCGAAACCCAAGATCCCGCCCCCGGTGCCGCCGCCCGTGGCGGCCGCCTCGCATGCCGGCACCGGCAACGACGCGTCGGCGGGAGCGGCGCCGATCGCAGGCCCCGGTTCCGGCGCCGGCGGGACCGGCGACGGGACGGGGGCCGGCGGCACGGGCAATGGCACCGGCTCGGGTGGCACGCGCCCGGTCTGGCGCAGCGGCCGGATCGACGACGACGATTATCCGGCCACGGCGAGCCGGGCGAAGATCGGCGGCGAAGTCGAGACTCTCTTCACCATCCTGCCGACCGGGCGCGTGACCGGGTGCCGGGTGACGCGGTCGAGCGGCGATGCCTCGCTCGACGCCACGACCTGCCGCCTGATCGAAAAGCGCTTTCGTTTCAGGCCAGCGACAAATGCGAACGGCGAACCCATCGCCAGCCAATATGGCTGGCGGCAAAGCTGGTGGCTCGAACGACGACGCTGACGCAAACCATCGATTTGCGACAAGTTGCGACTTTATCGAGAACGATTCTCAATTTCATTGACTTTGCAACAGACTCGCAATAGCGGGCACCCGTCCATAACAAGGGGGTTCACCGTGAAGCAGTCCACATCCGCCACTTTCCTCGCACTGTCGTGCGTCGGCAGCCTCGTCAGCGCCCCGGCCATGGCCGCCAATGTCGACGAAGCTCAGGATGCACCGGGTACTCGCAGCGACATCGTCGTGAGCGGCACGCTGGCGACCGAAGTCGAATCGCCCAAGGCGACCGCGCCGATCGTCGACACGCCACAGACGGTCACGGTGGTTTCGCAGGAACAGCTCCGCCAGCAGAATTTGCTGACGCTGCGCGACGCGCTGTCGACGATCCCCGGTATCACCTTCGGCGCCGGCGAAGGCGGCGGCGGTTATGGCGACTCGATCAACCTGCGCGGCTATTCGGCGAACAACGACCTCACGATCGACGGCGTCCGCGACAGCGCTCAGTATAGCCGCACCGATCCCTTCAACCTCCAGCAGATCGAAGTCTACAACGGCGCCAATTCGGTGTTCAACGGATCGGGCAGCGTCGGCGGCACGATCAACCTCGTCAGCAAGATCCCCTTCGCCCGCAACGCCACGACGGTGCAGGGCGCGGTCGGCACCGACAATTATTACCGCGGCGCGATCGACAGCAACTGGCGCCTCAACGATCTGATCGCGGTCCGCATCAACGCGATGTATCATGAGAACGACGTGCCCGGCCGCGACGTCGAAAGCTTCAAGCGCTGGGGCGTCGCGCCGTCGATCACGATCGGCGTCGACAGCGACACCAGCCTGACGCTCGCCTATATCCATCAGGACGATAACAACACGCCGGTCTTTGGCGTCCCCTTCTACCTCAGCGGCGTCAACGACGGCCCGCTGCCGGGCGTCGACGACAGCGACTATTTCGGCATCGCCAACCTCGACAAGCAGAAGACCAAGGTCGACCGCCTGACCGCGACCTTCCGCCATGCGTTCAGCGACAACGTGTCGATCCGCAACCTGACGCGCTGGCAGCGCGTCCACCAGCTGAGCCAGACGAGCGCACCGCAGGGCGTCTTCTGCCTCGCGAATGGCCTTCAGCCGATCGGCACCGGCCCGGACTCGACCGTCGGCGCGCCCTGCCCCGCCGGTCAGGATGCCCCCGGCTTCTATTACCCGGCGGGCCCGCGCGGCCTCGTCCGCGACCAGGTCAACGACCTGCTCCACAACCAGACCGACCTGACGATCCTCAGTGGCGCCAAGGGCGGTTTCTTCAACACCCTCGTCATCGGCGCTTCCTACAGTCAGGAAGATTATTCGATCGAGACCGCGCAGCTTCTCCGCAATCCGGGCGGCGCGCTGCCGAACCCGGCGCAGCCGCCGATCAACCTGTCGAACCCGAACACGGTGTGGACCGGCCCGGTCAATTATGTCCGCACCGGCAACAGCTATGGCGACACGCGCAACTGGGCGATCTATGCCTTCGACACGCTCGAAATCTCGCCGATGTTCGAAATCAACGCGGGCGTGCGGTATGAAAATGCCCGCAACATCTTCCGCGCCGATACGGTGACCACGCCGGTAACTGGCGCGGTCTATACCCGCGGTGCCGACCAGGTCAGCGACGAGAATCTCTTCTCCTATCGCATCGGCGCGGTGTTCCACCCGATCGAGAACGTCAGCCTCTATGCCGCCTATGGCAACGCCAAGACGCCGACCTCGGCAACGGTCCGCGCGGGCTGCGGCCTGCCCGCCGCGCCCGGAGCCGCCGATCCTTGCGCCGTTGCCCCAGAAAAGGCGCGCAACATCGAGTTCGGCGCGAAGGCCGAACTGGCCGACAAGAAGTTGCTTCTCACGGCTGCGCTGTTCCGCAACGAACGCACCAATTTCCGCGTTCCGTCGAACGATCCGGCCCAGCCCGCCTCGCTGCAGGTGCTCGACGGCCGCTCGCGCGTCGACGGCGTGGCACTCGGCTTGACCGGCAACATCACGCCCAAATGGGCGGTGTTCGCCAATTACACTTACCTCGACAGCAAGGTGAAGCAGAGCGTGTCGGACTTCTGCCTCGAAAGTGGATGCGTCGATCCGCAGGCGGGCGACCGCCTGATCCAGACGCCGAAGCATTCGGGCAGCCTGTTCACCACCTATGCCTTCCCCTTCGGGCTGCAGGTCGGCTACGGCCTCAGCTATCAGGGCAAGTTCGCGACCAACCAGCGCAACGCGCTGCAGCGGACGCAGTTCATGGTCGACGATTATCTGATCCACCGGCTCTTTGCGTCGTACGATTTCAAGAACGGTCTCGTGGCGCAGGTGAACGTCAGCAACGTGACGAACGAGGATTATTACACCGGCGTTCGCAACAATGCGAATGCGACGACGGGGATCATCACCGGCGGCTGGGCCACCCCCGGCGACTCGCGTTCGGCGGTGTTCAGCCTCTTCTATAACTTCTGATCGAAAGGGCGGGCGCGGCGCATTGCCGTTCCCGCCCTTTTTCGCCTAAAAGCCCGCATGATCCGGATCATCCCCGATGTGCTCGACGCCGATGGCGTCGCAAAACTCCGCGCCATCCTCGACGCCGCGCAGTGGATCGACGGCAACGAAACCTCGGGCCCGCAGGCCGCGCTTGCCAAGCGCAACGAACAGCTCCCCGAATTCGGCGAGGCGGCGGCAGAGGCCGGACGGCTGGTGCTCGATGCGCTGGGCCGCAGCCCGCTGTTCATCGCCACCGCGCTGCCGCTCAAAATCTATCCGCCCTATTTCAATCGCTACGCCGGCGGCGAAAGCTTCGGCGACCATATCGACAACGCGATCCGCATGCGCCGCGGCAGCGATTTCCGGCTGCGCAGCGACCTGTCGGCGACACTCTTCCTCGCCGACCCCGACAGTTACGAGGGCGGCGGGCTGATCGTCGAAGGCATGGCGGAGGCGCCGGGCATCAAGCTGCCGGCGGGCCATCTTGTGCTTTACCCCGCGACCACCGTGCACCGGGTCGAGCCAGTAACGTCCGGCGCGCGCGTCGCGAGCTTCTTCTGGATCCAGTCGATGGTGCGCGACCAGGGACAGCGCAACCTGCTGTTCGACCTCGACATGGGGGTGCAGGGCGCAGCGGCAGCGATGGGTCAAGGCGATGCGACGGTCGTGCGCCTGACCGGCGTCTATCACAACCTTTTGCGCCGCTGGGCCGACAGCTAGTCCAGCATCTCGCGCCACGCGCGCGACAGATACTCATTTTTCCCGGCAAGGATGAAGGCGGCAAGCTGCTGGTCGTCGGCCAGCGCGATCGCCGCCGCCGGCCCCAGCACAGTCAGCGCGGTCGCCCAGCCATCGGCCATCATGCAGCTACGGTGCAATACGGTGACCGAGGTCACCTCGCTGACGATCGGGCGGCCGGTCCGCGGATCGAAGCTGTGCGAATAATATCGCCCGCCGGCCGCGAAGCCGCGCCGATAATTGCCCGAGGTCGCGACCGACAGATCGTGCAGTGCGATACGATAGGGCGCGACCGGCGTCGCGGGGGGCACTTCGGTATCGACCCACCACGGCTGACCGTCGGGACGAATCCCCTCCCCGCGCAACTCTCCGCCGACCTCAAGCAGGAAATGCCGGACCCCCATATCAAGGAGCCATTCGGCGGCAAGGTCGACGCCATAGCCCTTGGCGATTCCCGACAGGTCGAGGGCCGCCCCCGCTTCGCGCCGGATGCGCGGGCCGTCGGGATCGAACTCGATCCCCCGCCCCGCCGATGCTTCCGGAAAATCGGGCACATTGCCGACGGGGCCGCGGCTGCCAAAGCCCCAAGCTTCGGTCAGTTGGCCAAGGCCCGGATCGAACGCGCCGCCGCTGGCGCGACCGATCTCCAACGCCGCCTCTATCACTCTCGCCAATTCGGCCGGGATCACATGCCAGCTACCAGGCGCAACGCGGTTGAAGCGCGACAGGTTGGAATCGCGCTCCCACTGGCTCATCTGGGCGACAACGAGGTCGAGCGCGGCTTGCACGCCATGCCGTGTCGCTGCCGGCGGCGACACCGCCTGCAGCGACCAGCTCGTGCCCATCGCTTCGCCCGCAAAGCTTCCGATCGCCGCCGCGGCATCGCGCGTGGCGAACGCCGCCGGCGTCAGCGCGCGCGGGATCAGGATGCGATCGGTCAGGGCGCCATCACCTCGAGCGTCGTGACATAGCTCGCGCGGCGGGTGATCGGCGGCGGCGCGCCCTCGACGGCGCCCTCGGCCTGCGGGGTGGTCACGTTGAGCCAGTACATGCCCGGTTCGGGCCAGGTGACTTCGACCTTGCCTTCGGCGTCGGTCTTGAGATCGACCTGCCCCAGTTGGTCGCGGTAGCGGATACCGCCGGGGATCAGTGTCACCGGCAGCCCGGCCGCAGGCTTACCGTCGAGCAGGAACTGGAAGGTCGCCGCCTCGCCCGCGAACAAGTCGTTGGGATGCGTCACCGGCACCAGTTCGATACCCTTGCCCGTGGGCTTGAACAGCGTCGTCGTCGGCTCGCCGACGGTCACGAAAATCTCGTTGCGATTGTTCGATTCGGCGGTCTTCACATTGGTCGCACCCGCCGGGATCTTTTCGGCAAGGTTCGCGGTGGTCGTCCCGCGCGGCAGGCGCTCGGTCTTGCCGTTCAGATCATAGCTGCCGATCAGGCCATCGGACACCGATGCGATACGCCAGGTCCCCTTCTGCGTCAGGTGAACGTCGAAGGTGCTGCGATAGCGGCCAGTCGCCTTGTTCTCGATCACTGCCTCGCTGCCATCGGGCGCCCACGCCTTCAGCGCATCGAGACGCATCGGCTGATGCTCGAAATAGAAGAGATCGTTCGACACCGCAGCGTCGACCGTCACCCACACATCGTCGCCCGACAGCACCGTCGACGACGGCATCATCCACTGGCGATGCGCACTCGCCGGAACCGCCGCCAGCGCGACCAGTGCGACGGTCGCCGCGAAACCCCAAATTTGCTTTTTCATATTCCTGCCCCTTCGAATTCAGCGGAAAGCGACCGACACGGCGCCCAATTCTGTCGTTCCTGCCGCGCGTCCGCCTGCGCCGGCCTTCGCCGGCCAGGTAAAGGGAACGCGGAGCAATTCGCGGCCGCCCACTTCGCGCGCCGCTTCGATGACCAGCGTGTACTGGCCTGCCGCCTGCGCGCCGAGTTGCGCCCGCGTGAAAGAGATTTTGTGCGTTCCAGGCGCCCGCGTCGCGCCGGTGATGCCGTTGGCGGGAAAGCTCATCGACCGTCCCGATGCGCGCCACCACTGGCGAACGTCGCGCAGCCATTTGGTGCCCTCGTTCGCCTTCATGTCATGGTCGTACCAGACCGCGACCGTCTTCGCCTTTGCGCCCGCCTTTTCGACCCAGATCGCGACATAGGGTTTGTGATATTCGGCGACCTTCAGCCGCGGGATAGCGATGGTGACGTCCATCGTGCCCGGGTCGGCAGCGAGCGCGGGCACGGCGAGCGTCGCGCCGGCGCCGACGGACAGGACGATACGATAAGGCAGCTGCACGGCGACAATCTCCTAGTGGATGAAAATGATGGCAATCGCGGCGGGGATCGCAATCCCGGCGCCGACGAGCGGCCATGTGCTCTTTCGCTTGGCCGAATGCAGCCAGAGCAGGAAAAGCCCGGTAATCGCGAAGATCAGGCAGGCGCCGGCAAAGATATCGATGAACAGGCCCCATGCGCCGCCCGAATTGCGTCCCTTGTGCAGGTCGTTGAGATAGGAAATCCAGCCGCGGCTGGTGATTTCGCTGGTCACCGCCCCGCTCGCGCGGTCGATTGCCACCCACGCGTCGCCACCGGGACGGGGCGCAGGCAGATAGACTTCGTCGGCCGACCATTCGGCCTCCGCCGACGCACGTACAGGAAAATTATCCTCGACCCACGTCGCAACGGGTTTCGGGAGTGGCGCCTTGCCGT encodes:
- a CDS encoding N-formylglutamate amidohydrolase; the encoded protein is MSIPHAGRIYPPEILAAARVGRPELERLEDGWCDVIASGACAAGATVVQALWARAVADCNRGENQMAPGEVAIPLRAQFSAPGRKERAGLGVVPTRLADCGPLWKRPIDRAGLHWRLESFHRPYQAALAEELAAAYDRFGYAILIDLHSMPPIPAGQPGHGAGIVIGDRFGATAGASLVDLIVEAATRLEVPVTRNQPYAGGHIVRTHGRPERGVHAVQIEIDRSLYLTPDRSPDPARLAPISEWFAELVKRAALVSPAAEVPPLAAE
- the cpdR gene encoding cell cycle two-component system response regulator CpdR translates to MIRILLAEDDDVMREYLARALTSAGYHVTAVDRGTEAVPYIDSGTFDLLLSDIVMPEMDGIELAQHTAKVAPQTQVMFITGFAAVSLRAEENVPQAKLLSKPFHLKDLVREVDNLFGRADRSSQQ
- a CDS encoding SDR family oxidoreductase produces the protein MSTFRDDLLAGKTAFVAGGTSGINLGIAKRFAELGAKVAVAGRDPEKAQRAAAEIGHDAIGLSGDVRDYGAIRGVMETVADKLGPMDIVISGAAGNFLAPVLGMSSNAFRTVVDIDLNGTFNVFRGCHDLLNRPGASLIAITAGQAVNASALQAHACAAKAGINQLIRVLALEWGPDVRVNGISPGPIEGTEGMARLAPDAASRQAHYDRIAMKRWGEIGEVAESAVFLCSPAAGYITGTILDCDGGSQIGDASRGDLAKGMA
- a CDS encoding alpha/beta fold hydrolase, coding for MASGPTSNSFISQRLKLHYADWGNQDAPPLLLVHGGRDHCRSWDWVAERLTDRYHIIAPDLRGHGDSAWSPDGNYEMGAFVYDLAQLIHQLDLAPVTIVAHSMGGNIATRYTGLYPGNVKKLVSIEGLGPSPAVQEERAKTSFDERMRQWIGDKRQAAGRSPKRYATLDDALARMAAENSYLTPEQARHLTIHGINRNEDGSWSWKFDNYLNIWTIFDMPQDDLHRLWANITCPTLLLYGADSWASNPEKDGRIEHFSTAKVIEFENAGHWLHHDQFDRFMSTLDEFL
- a CDS encoding energy transducer TonB, which codes for MAYTGQISARQRIAAGSGALLAVAAVGFGLVTGLDLHVVRKLSETITAIAIPAPKPPPETVVPPEKPSKAASGKAAPANRHAKAAAVVAPKPKIPPPVPPPVAAASHAGTGNDASAGAAPIAGPGSGAGGTGDGTGAGGTGNGTGSGGTRPVWRSGRIDDDDYPATASRAKIGGEVETLFTILPTGRVTGCRVTRSSGDASLDATTCRLIEKRFRFRPATNANGEPIASQYGWRQSWWLERRR
- a CDS encoding TonB-dependent receptor, whose translation is MKQSTSATFLALSCVGSLVSAPAMAANVDEAQDAPGTRSDIVVSGTLATEVESPKATAPIVDTPQTVTVVSQEQLRQQNLLTLRDALSTIPGITFGAGEGGGGYGDSINLRGYSANNDLTIDGVRDSAQYSRTDPFNLQQIEVYNGANSVFNGSGSVGGTINLVSKIPFARNATTVQGAVGTDNYYRGAIDSNWRLNDLIAVRINAMYHENDVPGRDVESFKRWGVAPSITIGVDSDTSLTLAYIHQDDNNTPVFGVPFYLSGVNDGPLPGVDDSDYFGIANLDKQKTKVDRLTATFRHAFSDNVSIRNLTRWQRVHQLSQTSAPQGVFCLANGLQPIGTGPDSTVGAPCPAGQDAPGFYYPAGPRGLVRDQVNDLLHNQTDLTILSGAKGGFFNTLVIGASYSQEDYSIETAQLLRNPGGALPNPAQPPINLSNPNTVWTGPVNYVRTGNSYGDTRNWAIYAFDTLEISPMFEINAGVRYENARNIFRADTVTTPVTGAVYTRGADQVSDENLFSYRIGAVFHPIENVSLYAAYGNAKTPTSATVRAGCGLPAAPGAADPCAVAPEKARNIEFGAKAELADKKLLLTAALFRNERTNFRVPSNDPAQPASLQVLDGRSRVDGVALGLTGNITPKWAVFANYTYLDSKVKQSVSDFCLESGCVDPQAGDRLIQTPKHSGSLFTTYAFPFGLQVGYGLSYQGKFATNQRNALQRTQFMVDDYLIHRLFASYDFKNGLVAQVNVSNVTNEDYYTGVRNNANATTGIITGGWATPGDSRSAVFSLFYNF
- a CDS encoding Fe2+-dependent dioxygenase, producing the protein MIRIIPDVLDADGVAKLRAILDAAQWIDGNETSGPQAALAKRNEQLPEFGEAAAEAGRLVLDALGRSPLFIATALPLKIYPPYFNRYAGGESFGDHIDNAIRMRRGSDFRLRSDLSATLFLADPDSYEGGGLIVEGMAEAPGIKLPAGHLVLYPATTVHRVEPVTSGARVASFFWIQSMVRDQGQRNLLFDLDMGVQGAAAAMGQGDATVVRLTGVYHNLLRRWADS
- a CDS encoding FAD:protein FMN transferase — its product is MGTSWSLQAVSPPAATRHGVQAALDLVVAQMSQWERDSNLSRFNRVAPGSWHVIPAELARVIEAALEIGRASGGAFDPGLGQLTEAWGFGSRGPVGNVPDFPEASAGRGIEFDPDGPRIRREAGAALDLSGIAKGYGVDLAAEWLLDMGVRHFLLEVGGELRGEGIRPDGQPWWVDTEVPPATPVAPYRIALHDLSVATSGNYRRGFAAGGRYYSHSFDPRTGRPIVSEVTSVTVLHRSCMMADGWATALTVLGPAAAIALADDQQLAAFILAGKNEYLSRAWREMLD
- a CDS encoding DUF4198 domain-containing protein; this encodes MKKQIWGFAATVALVALAAVPASAHRQWMMPSSTVLSGDDVWVTVDAAVSNDLFYFEHQPMRLDALKAWAPDGSEAVIENKATGRYRSTFDVHLTQKGTWRIASVSDGLIGSYDLNGKTERLPRGTTTANLAEKIPAGATNVKTAESNNRNEIFVTVGEPTTTLFKPTGKGIELVPVTHPNDLFAGEAATFQFLLDGKPAAGLPVTLIPGGIRYRDQLGQVDLKTDAEGKVEVTWPEPGMYWLNVTTPQAEGAVEGAPPPITRRASYVTTLEVMAP
- a CDS encoding DUF2271 domain-containing protein encodes the protein MQLPYRIVLSVGAGATLAVPALAADPGTMDVTIAIPRLKVAEYHKPYVAIWVEKAGAKAKTVAVWYDHDMKANEGTKWLRDVRQWWRASGRSMSFPANGITGATRAPGTHKISFTRAQLGAQAAGQYTLVIEAAREVGGRELLRVPFTWPAKAGAGGRAAGTTELGAVSVAFR
- a CDS encoding PepSY-associated TM helix domain-containing protein, yielding MHAPTTPRPATKKSRKAFWLKQLHMWHWMSSAISLIGLLLFAITGFTLNHAADIEASPVVTEKAGQLPPPLLRQLASADRADGKAPLPKPVATWVEDNFPVRASAEAEWSADEVYLPAPRPGGDAWVAIDRASGAVTSEITSRGWISYLNDLHKGRNSGGAWGLFIDIFAGACLIFAITGLFLLWLHSAKRKSTWPLVGAGIAIPAAIAIIFIH